The following is a genomic window from Brucella pseudogrignonensis.
ATCACCATTCTCTTCATCATCTTCTATCTCGGCGTGATGGTAATGGGCGGCATTTCATCCACCACTTATGCAATCTCTTACAACCAAAAAAACTATACGGCATGGGCACCATTGCTCTGGCCAATTAAGCTCATCATGACGGTGGGCATCTTCCTGCTGCTACTGCAATGCATCTCGAATTTCTTCAAGGACTGGGCATTCTTAAGGGGCAAGCCAATAAAAACAATGGCAGGGCCAGCGATTGAAGAAGGGCATCATTTATGAGCTCAGAACTCATCACCCTTTTCATGTTTGCCACCATGATGGTGTTGCTGATGACCGGGCAGCGCGTCTTTGGCGTCATCGGATTTGTAGGCACAATCGCTGCACTTCTGTTGTGGGGCAAGGGCTCTTTCGAGATGCCCTACAACGCCACGTTCGCGGTACTGAACTGGTATCCGCTGATCACGGTGCCATTCTTTGTCTTCATGGGTTACATGCTTTCGGAGTCCGGCATCGCCAGCAATCTTTATCGCATGTTTCATGTGTGGTTCGGCGGCATTCGTGGCGGACTGGCACTTGGAACCGTCGGCCTGATGGTTATCATTTCCTGCATGAACGGTCTAAGCGTGGCGGGTATGGCCATTGGTGCGACGGTCGCCCTGCCCGAACTTTTGAAGCGTGGCTATAACAAGGTCATGGTCACAGGCGTTATTCAGGCAGGAAGTTCACTCGGTATCCTGATTCCACCCAGCGTAGTTCTCGTGCTTTACGCGATGATCGCACGGCAGCCTGTTCTCCAGCTTTGGCTGGCAGGTATCGGCCCCGGCCTTTTGATGGCAGCCCTCTTTGCGATTTACATCTATATCCGCTGTCGTTTGCAGCCGGAACTCGGACCAACCCTGCCAAAGGAAGAGCTTGAACGCATCACATGGGCAGAGCGTATTTCGGTGCTGAAAGTCGGTCTGCTCCCACTCGTCATTTTTGGCGCGATGATGGGATTGTTTCTGACAGGCGTAACCAGCCTTATTGAAAGTTCAGCCGTTGGTGCACTGTTGGCAACTCTGGCAACTCTTTTGACCGGCCGCATGAATAAAAAGGTGTGGGAAACAACGACACTCAATACGCTGACAGTCACCTGCATGTTCCTATGGATCATTCTCGCAGCACTTTGTTTTTCCTCCGTTTATGATGGCCTCGGTGCTGTCAAGGCGATTGAAAAAATCCTGCTCGGCACCTTTGATCTGTCGCCGTGGTCAATCCTTATTCTCATGCTGTTGTCATTCATCGTTCTGGGGATGTTTCTCGATGACACGGCCATGCTGGTGATCGTGGCACCACTTTATATTCCATTGGTCAAAAGTCTTGGGTTTAACCCGATCTGGTTCGGCGTTCTCTACACCATCACCTGCCAGATCGCCTATATTACACCGCCGTTTGGCTACAATCTCTTCATGATGCGGGCCTTAGCACCCAAAGAAGTGACATTGATGGATATCTATCGTTCAATCGTGCCGTTCTTCTTGCTGATGGTGCTCACCATCATCATCCTGATGATCTTTCCGGAGATCGCGATGTGGCTGCCGAACTGGTACATGGGCCGATAAGAGAGGACCGATGAAAAAGATGACGGAGGAACACGCATAAGAATGGTCAAAAGAGCCGGAAAGCGGCCAGACCAGCATGAGCGCATCCCGAAAAGTGTGAAGCGGTTTTCGGATAAAGATGCGCGATAGAACAAAGGGAACATCAAACAACAATTGGGAGAATGGGCATGAGCGAGAATAACAAGCTTAATAAACGTGACTTTCTCAAAAAAGCGGGGCTGACAACCGTGGGGGCGTTAGGCGCCACCACATTGGCTACACCTTATGTACGGGCACAAAGCCCGATCAAGTGGCGACTGCAGACCTATGCCGGTCCAGCACTCGCAGAACACGTTATCAAGCCGTCAATCGATGCCTTTAATAAGGCTGCAAACGGTGAAATGGTGATCGAACTATATACTGCTGATCAGCTTGTGCCGCAGGGCGAACTATTTCGCGCTGTGCAGTCGGGTACAATTGATGCGGCACAGAGCGATGATGACTCGATGGCATCGCCTGTCGATGTGGCGGTTTTCGGGGCTTATTTCCCGTTTGCATCGCGCTACAGTCTTGATGTGCCGGCACTGTTTA
Proteins encoded in this region:
- a CDS encoding TRAP transporter large permease subunit, coding for MSSELITLFMFATMMVLLMTGQRVFGVIGFVGTIAALLLWGKGSFEMPYNATFAVLNWYPLITVPFFVFMGYMLSESGIASNLYRMFHVWFGGIRGGLALGTVGLMVIISCMNGLSVAGMAIGATVALPELLKRGYNKVMVTGVIQAGSSLGILIPPSVVLVLYAMIARQPVLQLWLAGIGPGLLMAALFAIYIYIRCRLQPELGPTLPKEELERITWAERISVLKVGLLPLVIFGAMMGLFLTGVTSLIESSAVGALLATLATLLTGRMNKKVWETTTLNTLTVTCMFLWIILAALCFSSVYDGLGAVKAIEKILLGTFDLSPWSILILMLLSFIVLGMFLDDTAMLVIVAPLYIPLVKSLGFNPIWFGVLYTITCQIAYITPPFGYNLFMMRALAPKEVTLMDIYRSIVPFFLLMVLTIIILMIFPEIAMWLPNWYMGR